The following are from one region of the Halobacteriovorax vibrionivorans genome:
- the glyA gene encoding serine hydroxymethyltransferase, translating to MFHKDAINLEKMDEEIFSLTNKELARQEEGLELIASENYTSKAVMQAQGSVLTNKYAEGLPKKRYYGGCEVVDTVEQIAIDRLCKVFGCKFANVQPHSGSGANMAAYFSIISPGDRILGMNLSEGGHLTHGSPVNFSGKYFDVKFYGLNPETEMIDYEDVRRAAQEHKPNVIVAGASAYPRTIDFAKFREIADEVGAYLLVDMAHIAGLVAAGLHPSPFPHAHIVTSTTHKTLRGPRGGIILTNDEELAKKINFNVFPGIQGGPLEHVIAAKAVSFKEALDPQYKEYQKQVITNAQALAKQLTDLGMELVSGGTDNHLVLMKTDPAGVTGKVAEKALEQAGITCNKNMIPGDTRSPFVTSGIRLGTPALTTRGMKEDEMKKIGTWIVEALKNAENESVLADIKGQVQALCKEFPVY from the coding sequence ATGTTTCATAAAGACGCCATTAACCTAGAAAAAATGGATGAGGAAATTTTCTCATTAACTAATAAAGAATTAGCAAGACAAGAAGAAGGTCTTGAACTTATTGCTTCTGAAAATTATACATCAAAAGCAGTTATGCAGGCCCAAGGCTCAGTTCTTACAAATAAGTACGCTGAAGGTCTTCCAAAGAAACGCTACTACGGTGGTTGTGAAGTTGTTGATACAGTAGAACAAATTGCAATTGATCGCCTATGTAAAGTCTTTGGTTGTAAATTTGCCAACGTTCAACCACACTCAGGATCAGGTGCTAATATGGCAGCCTACTTTTCTATCATCTCACCTGGTGACAGAATCTTAGGGATGAACCTATCTGAAGGTGGTCACTTAACACATGGTTCACCGGTTAATTTTTCTGGAAAGTATTTTGATGTAAAATTTTACGGACTTAATCCAGAAACTGAAATGATTGACTATGAAGATGTAAGACGTGCAGCTCAAGAACATAAGCCAAATGTAATTGTAGCTGGTGCAAGTGCTTATCCTCGTACAATTGATTTTGCAAAGTTTAGAGAAATTGCTGATGAAGTTGGTGCTTATCTATTAGTTGATATGGCCCATATTGCAGGTCTTGTTGCCGCAGGTCTTCACCCTTCACCATTTCCACACGCTCATATAGTCACATCGACAACACATAAGACGTTAAGAGGTCCACGTGGTGGAATCATTCTTACAAACGATGAAGAGCTAGCAAAGAAAATTAACTTTAATGTCTTCCCAGGAATTCAAGGTGGCCCACTAGAGCATGTTATTGCAGCAAAAGCAGTATCTTTCAAAGAAGCACTTGATCCACAATACAAAGAGTATCAAAAACAAGTTATTACAAATGCACAGGCCCTTGCTAAACAACTAACAGATCTTGGTATGGAATTAGTTTCAGGTGGAACAGATAACCACCTTGTTCTTATGAAAACAGATCCAGCAGGAGTAACTGGTAAAGTGGCAGAAAAGGCCCTTGAGCAAGCAGGTATTACTTGTAATAAGAATATGATTCCAGGTGATACAAGATCACCATTTGTTACTTCAGGTATTCGTCTTGGAACTCCAGCTCTTACAACGAGAGGAATGAAAGAGGACGAAATGAAGAAGATAGGAACTTGGATTGTTGAGGCCCTTAAGAATGCAGAGAATGAAAGTGTTCTTGCAGATATAAAAGGACAGGTCCAAGCTCTTTGCAAAGAATTTCCAGTATACTAA